A stretch of Saccharothrix texasensis DNA encodes these proteins:
- a CDS encoding winged helix-turn-helix domain-containing protein: protein MTALPEVAEVEVRVVVRVSATGPRVADAAGRLAEALRSALDLSEADVVLDPPVARVEPELRIIADSRRVLRRGVPVELTRLEFDLLHHLCANPHRVHRRTALMASVWRTKGIGDTRTVDVHVRRLRHKLGEAASVITTVRGVGYRVDHAGEVVVERETPVGR, encoded by the coding sequence TGAGGGTGGTCGTCCGCGTCTCCGCGACCGGCCCGAGGGTCGCGGACGCGGCGGGACGGCTGGCCGAGGCGCTGCGCTCGGCGCTCGACCTGTCCGAGGCGGACGTGGTGCTCGACCCGCCGGTCGCGCGGGTCGAGCCGGAGCTGCGGATCATCGCCGACTCGCGGCGCGTGCTGCGCCGCGGCGTGCCGGTGGAGCTGACCAGGCTGGAGTTCGACCTGCTGCACCACCTGTGCGCGAACCCGCACCGGGTGCACCGGCGGACCGCGCTGATGGCGAGCGTGTGGCGCACGAAGGGCATCGGGGACACCCGGACGGTGGACGTGCACGTGCGGCGGCTGCGGCACAAGCTGGGCGAGGCGGCGTCCGTCATCACGACCGTGCGCGGCGTCGGCTACCGGGTCGACCACGCCGGCGAGGTCGTCGTGGAGCGGGAGACGCCGGTCGGCCGGTGA